GTCCGCGAGCGTGGCGTCACCACCTATACCGATGAAGGCACCAGCCACCGTCCCGGCGATGCTCTCGTGATGGTTCACGGCCTGCCCGGCAGCGTGCGCGACTACCGCTGGCTCGAGAGCGCGCTGCGCGAGACCCCACAAGGCAGCCTCGCGAACCTGCGCGTGGTGCGCCTGGACATGCCGGGCCTAGGCGGCACGGACCTGCGCTTGGCCGATGCCCACGACGTTACGAGCCGCGCCCGCTTCGTGCTGGAGGCGCTGGACGCCCTGGGCCTCGAGCGCGTGGTGCTGGTGGGCCACTCCATGGGCGGCGGCGTGACGCTCACGGCGGCGGCGCTGAGCCGCAAGCGTGCGGGCTGCGCTGTGGTGGGCGTGTGCCAGGTGGCCAGCGTGGGCAACCGGCCGCACAAGGCGTACCTGCGCATGCCCAACCCGCGCCCGGTGGGCGTGCTGCTCAAGCTGCCCGGCATGGCGCGCGCGCTGCAGAAGCCCATCTACGACAGCTTCGTGCGCGGCGGCTTCCCCGCGTCCACCCCCGTGAACGAGTGCGTGCAGGCCCTGCGCTGCGTGGCTGCGCTGCGCTTCGAGACCCTGGTGGCCGCCGCCCACGAGCTGGGCCTGCGCCCCCTGCCCGCGCTGGTCACGTTCGCGGACGACGACCCCATGGTGGAGCCCGAGGTGGGCGAGGCCCTGGTGGAGGCGCTCAGCGCCGAGGAGCTGCGGTTTGTGGAAGGCGGCCACAACATCCAGAAGACCCAAGCGGTGGAGATCGCCGAGGGCCTGGTGCGGCTCTGCGAGCGCGCGTTCGGAGTGCCGAAGGAGCTGCGTAAGCTCGGGTGAATTCCCGTATGGTGCCGCTGGGTTGACCGGGGCGGGCCAGAGGGCGCGCGGGGTGGCTCGGGGCGTGCGGCGGAGGGGGCGGAAAAGTCGGCGGATGACTTGACACTCGGGACCCCAGGGGACACATTCCGCGCCCACATTCCGAAATAGCTCAGTTGGTAGAGCGATCGACTGTTAATCGATTGGTCACTGGTTCGAGTCCAGTTTTCGGAGCCCACAATATCTCGTCGCCGACTACCGGCGAGGGACGGTCAACAGAAGCCCCCGAGGAGCAATCCGAGGGGGCTTCGCCGTTTCTCCACAAGTGTCGGGCCGTTTCGCGCGGGGCGTGTCCTGCGACGGTGCTTTCACAGAGCGAACAGCGCTCGGCCCGATTGGCCAGCAGCCTCCGCGGGTCGCGCTGTCCATCACCGGGTGGAAGGCTCCCGAGGAGCGACGAAAACTGCTCCCTTGGGATGGGGCGAACCGCTGTGTGGGGCGCGTCATAGCGAGCGTCGACGGGTGGCCGTCCCAGCGGAATTACTCGACGTCTGGGTTCGAGCGTCCGCTCCTCCGGCCTCTCGTCGGCGCTATTGCCACGTCCCACTTCTCCATCTTCGCGTTGAACGTGCGGGCGGGCATGCCGAGCAACTCGGCAGCCTTGGCACCACTGCCGCCGACCGCGTGCGCCGCAACCAGCAGACGACGCTCCCACTCGTTCACCGCCACGGCCGCCTGAAGGATCGTACCCGCGTCCCGTACCTCCCGCATGTAGTCCTCGCACCGCGCGACGGTCGGCAGTTCATCGACAAGCGAGGTCGCCGGACCAGCACCCAGTTCTGCGTCTGCGCGTTCATCCTTGCGAAGACGGTCGAGTTCGACCCGCACGAGTTCCTCCTTCAACGAGAGGAACCGGCCCTTCGCGAGACCTCCAACTAGCAGACGACGAGCCAGCTTCTCGAGGTCACGGAAGTTGCCTGCGAGGCGCATGGCGCTGATGGCTCGCTCGATGCGGGCGTGGTGAGGCTGGAACTCGGCGACAAGCTCGTCGACACGAGCGGAACCACTCCCCCGACCGACCGCGCGCGCAGGATCGCGTTGAGCAAGCTCCTCGCAAGCGCGCCGCACGACGGACTTCCAGATGTCGCCGAGGTCCTCGCGGCAGTCACGCAGGTCCGGTAGCTCGATTACGAGGTCGGAGATGCGGTCTAGGAAATCGGGCGTGAGCTTCTCGCGGAGCGTGTTGCGCTGCTGGTTCGTGGCAGCGATGAGCCTGAACTTCGCGGCGAACGACTTGTCGCCTCCGACACGGCGGATGCTGCCGTTGCGCTGGAGGGCGACGAGCAGCAGCCCCTGCGCCTGGGGATCCATCCAATGGATCTCGTCTAGGAAAACGCAGTCATCGGCCGCCTTCTCCAGGAGGCCAGCTTCGTCCTTCATCGCAGTGCTGTGAGCGCCCTTCACATGCCCGAAGAGGGCGCTCCTCAGCATGTTCGCGTCGCCGCGAAACTCGGCGCAGTTGAGGTGGAAGTCCCAGTCGGACGGGGCCTTCGCGGTCCAGTCGCGAAAGCCAGCGCGCAGACGTCGCGCAACTTCGGTCTTGCCCGTACCTCTCGCGCCGATGATGAGGACCGGGAACGGGACACCACTGTACTGCTTGACGAGCGACGCGACCTCGCGAAGGCGTGGCGAACGAGCATGGTCGAGGCTCCAGGCGGCACGTCCTACGACGTCGTCGAGCTCGGTTGGGGTCGCTGCGAGCTCGGCGAGCAGGTTCCAAGGAACCTCTCGCACCACGTCGTTCGCGCCGCGCCGCTTGCTACGAGGTGTCCCGTGGAATGCACGCACTTGATCGCCTGCGAGCCGGGCTTGAAGTGCGAGGAGCATCACCGTCTGCGCTGCGGGCGTGCCCGGGCTGAGGTTCACGACGAGTTCCGAGCGTGGGTTCTCGCGGCGAATGCCGACAAGCGCGCGCGCGGTGAAGAGAAAGAGTTCTCGATGATCGGTAGGAGGAGCATCGGTCTCCCACCAGATGAGCTTCACCTCGGGCCCGTTTCCCTGCTGGTGAATGGCTGCCACCAGTTCCTCTGCGACGTCCACTTCACGAGGATGGACACGGCGCTCACCTGGCTCTGGTGCCCTGGGGCGTCGCACGAACACGTAGTGCTTCTTGATGCGCCCTGCGATCGGTGATGCGGGATTGAAGAGGAACTCCAGCGTCGGCCCGGCCGTCTTCTCGCCCTCGCGCTCCAGATAGGTGCCATCTTTTTGGCGCTCGTAGGGGTCGTTGTTGAACGACACCCACGACACGCCAATCGTGCTCGTCGTCATCGTCGCCTTCCTCTCTTGCCGCGTCCCTGGTGCTGTTGCTGTCGCGGCCCACGGTCTTGGTCGCGTGGAGGTGTTGGTGGACTAACGATTCGGAGAACGCTGGCCGCGAGCCAGCCCTTGCTCCGGCTCCCCATGAGCCCCTGAACAGAGCGCGCGCGAAGCATCTCGAGCGTGCGGCTCGGCTCGTGGATGCGAACGTCCAGCAGGAGTTCGTCGGCGCACCGGAGAACCAGGCCGCCCGGAACCTCCAGCAACTCGACTGCGTTGCGCGAGAGCGCGTTGACGGTATGCGCAAGTGACACGCCGGGCGACAGGCGCAGCGTCCACGCGCCGGCCAGCGCCGAGGGTTGGCCAGCCTCAACCAACTCACGCGCCGACGGCGCTAGAAGGGCGGCATGCGTAGCGCGTCTCATCACGTCTCCGGTCCACGCGGCGACCGCCGAAGCAACGCCTGCGTCCTCGACGATCACACCGACCTCGATGCCATTGTCCCAGCCGTGCTTCGACTCGAGGTTCCCGGTCCAGAGGAGAACGACCTCGCCGTCGGCGACGATCGACTTCGTGTGTGTTCGGCGATGCCCATGAAGATGCACGCGGTCGGGCGCAAGGCCGACCAGCCACGCGAGCGATACGCGCTGCGCCTCGACATGGTTGCGGGGCTGGACGAGCAGGTCGACGCGGACGTTGCGAGCGATGGCCCGCCCAAGCGCAGCTCCGATGGGGTGGCCCTCCATCCCCATGAAGCTGTACGTCGCGATGGAGAGGTGGTCGTTCGCGCGGTCGATGACCTCAATCGCCGCGCCGAGAAGAGACGTTTCATGGCGACGCAGCGTGGTCACTGGGCGAACGTGACCGACGCCCTCGAGCGCGCGCCACGACGGAACGCGTGGCGCGCCGAGGGAGTGAACGTCAAGGCGCGCCCCAGGCGTCGACTCGAGAGTCGAGAGATACTGCCACACGTGCGCAAAGAGCCGACCGTATTCACGAGCAGCTCGTGGTTCGCCGAGGACCAGGCCGTCCTCGGGGTTCGACTCGTACGCTTCCTGCGTCGCGTTCGCGGAGGTGACGACGGCGATCTCATCGTCGACCACGCAGAACTTGGCGTGGCAATCCTCGGCGCTTCGAAGCCACACGCCCGCATGAGCCAGTCGCTGCAGGTGATCCTCGTGACGCTTCGCGCGGTCCTGCAGCTTCGCCGTATTCGCGTCGACATCCGCGTCCAGTTCGAGCACCTCCGCACGGAGGTGCTTGCCAAGAGCCGTCAGCACGTACACCCCGCCGTGCAATCGCTCGGCTGCATCGCAGAGAGCGCGCACGACCTCGTCATCGGCGAAGAGGAAGCTGCAGAAAAGGACTTTGTGCTTTGCCTCGGAGATCTGCTCGATGAGCGCGTTTCGGATGTGTGACGTACGAGTGAGGTCGTCCGTCGAGACGTGGAGGATGTCTGTTCGCCTCGTGTCCTGAACACGGTGGGGGAGCGGTTGCCTTGACGACGACGGGACAAACATGACGCCAGCTACTCGCTGGTTGCCGAGGTTCACGGTCGGCTCGTTGCTCTGCTTCCCGTCCTCGCCCTTCGATTCTCCTTGGCGGGTCGGATCGACTAATCCGTCGGGACGCGGTTTGGTCGCCATCTGGTCACTCATCTCGCCACCTCCTCACGCTCGTACGGGGTGACGAGGTCACGATGACGACGCCGCATGCAGAGCGCCGCGCGGAGTTCGGCTCGTCGCCACAGGTTCATCGCTGCCTCATCCACAGATGGGAGTCCAGGGTTCTGGCCCCAGTACGTGATCAAGCTCGTCGCGACGTTCGCGCAGGTCCCATCGAAGTCGCGCCGCAGAGAGGCATCGCGTCGATGCAGGAACGCGTAGAAGGCCTCGCGCCCCGCCTCGAGGCTCGAAGGCATCGCGTGAGCGCGGATGCCCACCCACCAGTTCGGGGCCAACGCGGGAAGAAACGTGTCCTCGGGGCTGTCTGCGTCGCCGAGGAGGCTGGGGAGCAACGCTCCGTCGCATGGCAGCGAGAACGCGCCATCGCCACGGAGCGCGCTCGGCGCCGGAAGCTGCACGTCCGCCTCGAGCGTGGACAGCAGGTTCGAAAGGCCGCACAGGTTCTGGCCGAGAAGCTGCGGCGCGGCGAGGTGCGGGCAGTCTTGCGTCTGCTCCTGCTGGCGCAGGTATGCGCGCCAGTGGAGCCCATCCGCGTCGGATGAAGGGAACCCAGCGATGATGAGCAGCGCCAACTGCTGCTCCTGCCTACCGTTGTTCCGACGTTCGAGTTGGCGGACCTCCCACTGCGTGCCGGGATCGATGCCGACGAACTGCCCAGGAAAGCCTCGGATGCTCTCCCCAATCCCGCACGCGGCAGCGCGCTCCGCGCCGGGCAACCCGAACGTCGCATCGAGCACGCGGAACGCTTCGGGAACACGGTCAGGCTCGAGCGGCTTCGCTCGGCGATGCTGTGTGTGCTTCTGCGTCTTCTCGTTGACGACGCCAAGGAATAGCAGGGGCTCGGCCATGAAGATCAGCCGCGCAGGGCGAACGCGTCGCTGCGCGACGGCTCCTCGTTCGAGCGCCTGGGCGCCGCCAGCGCTCAGGCGGAACAACGGGGAGGTGGACGCGCGTGACTCCCGGAGCTTGCGGGCGGCCGTCGTGAGACGGACCGGCGACGCTAGGGTCTCGGCCGGCGCCACATTCGACCCGAACAAGCGCCGGAAGAATCCGCCGATCCCCGAGTCCACCGCTGCCGGCTGGGCTAGCGGTGGGGCGTCGTCGCGCTCTTCGAGGAGTCCTTCGTCGACCAGGCGGCGCGCGAGCCCTTCCGAGACGTCCTCACCCAGCCCCAGGTACGCATCGACGTCAGCGGGCGACATCTGGCCGAGCGCGCGAGCCAGTGCCAAGGTGGCCCAGTCGCTCGCCGGGAGCTTCGCTTCGACAGCGAACTCGAGGCCCGCGAACTCGACCTCGAGGACCGGCACCTCGCGCGCTAGCACCACGGTCGGAAGCCCTGGGGCACCGGCGTCTGCAAGTGACGCGGCGACGGCTTTGAGCTCCGGCGTTCTCATGACCCACCTCCGAGCGTACGGCCCCACTTCTTCTTGTGCTCGCTGGTCTCGTAGAGCCGGACCAACAGGTCTCCGGGCTGTCGACGCCGCCCCCCCTCCTGCCCCGCAAGTGTAGTGGAGTCACCGATGACGATCCGCTTGTGGCGGGCGCGCGTGACTGCGACGTTCAGGCGGTTGAGATTGTCGACGTGACCGCGCCGACCCTTCGGGTTGCTTCGGGTCGTGCAGAGGATGATGAGGTCCTTCTCTCGCCCTTGGAACCGGTCGACGATGCTCACGTGGATGTCGATCGGCGCCCCGTTTGCGGCGGGACTCTTCCAGCGCCGACGCCAAGGGTCGGTGCCGCTCGCGACCTCGCGGAAGATCGCGTCACGAAGCTGGAACGCCTGCTTCAAGTAGAATGAGGTCACGCCGATCTCGAATGGTGCATCGACGCCGCGACCACGCTCTCTTGGGTCGCCACGCCAGCTCTGCACCGCCCACGCGGCGCACGCTTCGACGAGTTCGACGGCGATCTCAACCTCGAGCGGGTTGATGTAGTCACCGCCCGACCAGTCCCGATCTCGAGGGGTGCTCGTAGCGACGCACTGCCGGTGCATACGCTGTGTCGACCCAGATTGCCGGCGCCTCGAGGCTCGGGATGTCGAGACCGAGCTTCGACGTCTCGGGCGCAGACGGGTAGTCGCCTCCGTACACCAGCTCCGAAGAGAACGCCGCCAATGCGGGAGCCATACGGTGCTGAAAGTTCAGCCGCACCGCGCGGCTCTCAGGAAGGCTCGTGAGGTGCTCGAACACGCTCGGCAACGCGAGCGCCTGCAGTTCGAGGAGCTCGGCGCCGAGGCGCAAGACGGCTCCCTTGCCACCGTCGCCTTCGGCACCAGAACGCGAGGTCGTGCGGTATGCCTCGCGCCACTTGTCCGCGTCGGCGCCGAGCGCGACCAGCTCCTCGAAACCAGCGTCGTTGACCTCGAAGTGACTCGTCAGCTCCTCGATCAAATCGCTCCACGCGTACTTCACGCGCTCGGGGTCGGGGTGCATGCGGTTGTCGAAGTGCTGCCGAAGCCGTGTGCTCAACTCGCGCACCCAGGCTGCGTCGGGCTCGTCGATGCCGGCGCGCTTGACTCGCTCGGAGACGACGGCTTCCAACTCGCCGAGGTCGACGTAGGGTGCAAGCTGGCGGTGGTCGCCCACGAGAATCCACTTTCGGGCGCGGGCCGCAGGCACAAGGAAGTCCGTGATGGTGGCCTTGCTGGCTTCATCGAGGATCATGACGTCGAAGACAACCTCGACCTCGCGGAACTCCCTGGCCATGGCGATGCCGATCGGCGTCGCGCACACGAGGTTCGCGTTCAGCAGCAGGAGCGTGCCGACCTCTTCGTCGTTGGCGATGCGCGCCGCCCACTCACGCTGGACGGAGGCGACGGGATCATCAGCAGGGACGTCACTCGTCGCCAGGCGCAGGCCCATCGCCAGATGGCGCGTCAGATCCTTGCTACGATTCTGCAGAAGGAAGCGATGCGCCTGCTCCTCGACGTTGTTCTGAGATCCGAGCCGGATCGCGGTGACGCCTGGCCGGTCGCCCACGCGCTCGAGCACGTTGTCGAGAGCGACGTGGGTCGGGGCTACGAGGAGGACGCGCTGTCCTTGCCGCACGAGTTCCTCGACGATCCCGCAAATGACCGTCGTCTTGCCGGTCCCCGGCGGGCCATGGATGAGCGCGATGTCCGGGGTGTTCAATGCAAGCGTCTTCGCCTCGTGCTGACGGGACCGCTCGTCGTGAGCCGTGAGGACTTCAGGCGAGGCGAGCGGCTGGAGCGACTCCGGGCGCGTCAACGCTTCGAGCAAACGGCCATGCGCCTCGTCCGTACCCATCGCGATGGTGTCGAGGGCCTCCCGCATGCGCCTCAAGGAGTCATCGCCGGGCCGAACCTTCAGCTCGCCCTGCGCCACGAGTTCGTTCCG
The Sandaracinaceae bacterium genome window above contains:
- a CDS encoding alpha/beta hydrolase, which encodes MTPQSPLDPEVRQLVRERGVTTYTDEGTSHRPGDALVMVHGLPGSVRDYRWLESALRETPQGSLANLRVVRLDMPGLGGTDLRLADAHDVTSRARFVLEALDALGLERVVLVGHSMGGGVTLTAAALSRKRAGCAVVGVCQVASVGNRPHKAYLRMPNPRPVGVLLKLPGMARALQKPIYDSFVRGGFPASTPVNECVQALRCVAALRFETLVAAAHELGLRPLPALVTFADDDPMVEPEVGEALVEALSAEELRFVEGGHNIQKTQAVEIAEGLVRLCERAFGVPKELRKLG
- a CDS encoding sigma 54-interacting transcriptional regulator — translated: MTTSTIGVSWVSFNNDPYERQKDGTYLEREGEKTAGPTLEFLFNPASPIAGRIKKHYVFVRRPRAPEPGERRVHPREVDVAEELVAAIHQQGNGPEVKLIWWETDAPPTDHRELFLFTARALVGIRRENPRSELVVNLSPGTPAAQTVMLLALQARLAGDQVRAFHGTPRSKRRGANDVVREVPWNLLAELAATPTELDDVVGRAAWSLDHARSPRLREVASLVKQYSGVPFPVLIIGARGTGKTEVARRLRAGFRDWTAKAPSDWDFHLNCAEFRGDANMLRSALFGHVKGAHSTAMKDEAGLLEKAADDCVFLDEIHWMDPQAQGLLLVALQRNGSIRRVGGDKSFAAKFRLIAATNQQRNTLREKLTPDFLDRISDLVIELPDLRDCREDLGDIWKSVVRRACEELAQRDPARAVGRGSGSARVDELVAEFQPHHARIERAISAMRLAGNFRDLEKLARRLLVGGLAKGRFLSLKEELVRVELDRLRKDERADAELGAGPATSLVDELPTVARCEDYMREVRDAGTILQAAVAVNEWERRLLVAAHAVGGSGAKAAELLGMPARTFNAKMEKWDVAIAPTRGRRSGRSNPDVE
- a CDS encoding phospholipase D family protein codes for the protein MSDQMATKPRPDGLVDPTRQGESKGEDGKQSNEPTVNLGNQRVAGVMFVPSSSRQPLPHRVQDTRRTDILHVSTDDLTRTSHIRNALIEQISEAKHKVLFCSFLFADDEVVRALCDAAERLHGGVYVLTALGKHLRAEVLELDADVDANTAKLQDRAKRHEDHLQRLAHAGVWLRSAEDCHAKFCVVDDEIAVVTSANATQEAYESNPEDGLVLGEPRAAREYGRLFAHVWQYLSTLESTPGARLDVHSLGAPRVPSWRALEGVGHVRPVTTLRRHETSLLGAAIEVIDRANDHLSIATYSFMGMEGHPIGAALGRAIARNVRVDLLVQPRNHVEAQRVSLAWLVGLAPDRVHLHGHRRTHTKSIVADGEVVLLWTGNLESKHGWDNGIEVGVIVEDAGVASAVAAWTGDVMRRATHAALLAPSARELVEAGQPSALAGAWTLRLSPGVSLAHTVNALSRNAVELLEVPGGLVLRCADELLLDVRIHEPSRTLEMLRARSVQGLMGSRSKGWLAASVLRIVSPPTPPRDQDRGPRQQQHQGRGKRGRRR
- a CDS encoding AAA family ATPase gives rise to the protein MLAQRIAQLAERLGIPLPRVVGQARLGLAGTIRVTRTVPLIFTPRADGQIAEADPGLTRPELIDSMNATHVWTWLEVRGSEGRWRWPEMGDDPEVLARCSVGDLPPQDFSVILSTARWSLRCVPARDGGGLLVLGVLKPRRAPCARLLVANFGSGADLNFDTKGMCTLIAHQTRVRVRVDPRDVEREANEDRDFITGVRRYLEALRNHAVSSTPRARYELLERSPVRVRTADGDAWPRAFTRPGTLLQVPTVGEQLKTLPIVDVSDDGDVLTLDGDDDRNELVAQGELKVRPGDDSLRRMREALDTIAMGTDEAHGRLLEALTRPESLQPLASPEVLTAHDERSRQHEAKTLALNTPDIALIHGPPGTGKTTVICGIVEELVRQGQRVLLVAPTHVALDNVLERVGDRPGVTAIRLGSQNNVEEQAHRFLLQNRSKDLTRHLAMGLRLATSDVPADDPVASVQREWAARIANDEEVGTLLLLNANLVCATPIGIAMAREFREVEVVFDVMILDEASKATITDFLVPAARARKWILVGDHRQLAPYVDLGELEAVVSERVKRAGIDEPDAAWVRELSTRLRQHFDNRMHPDPERVKYAWSDLIEELTSHFEVNDAGFEELVALGADADKWREAYRTTSRSGAEGDGGKGAVLRLGAELLELQALALPSVFEHLTSLPESRAVRLNFQHRMAPALAAFSSELVYGGDYPSAPETSKLGLDIPSLEAPAIWVDTAYAPAVRRYEHPSRSGLVGR